The Planctomycetaceae bacterium genomic interval GAGCCCTGTTCTATGACGTCGGTCGTTCGTATCTGTTCAATTCACCTCAGGGCGATATCGACCACGCCGTCGGCGGCGGTCTGTACTTCCAGATCCCGCTGCTAAGCTTCGTGGAGAACCTGACCGTCAGAACCGAATACGGCTACTCACTGGTCAACGAAACATCCGCCGCCTGGTTCGGCCTGTACCGCGCGTTTTGACAAGGAAATCGCCGAAGCCAGAATGGTGTGATTGGCGATCCAATGGCTAATCTCGTTGCGGGAATGAATAGGAAAAACGAATGGGAGGGCGAGCCCCGGTCGCACGCGGCATCCGTCATCCTCCACCCAATCAGACCAAGACGACATCGACCAGGACCGCTGCCGGTACCATTTTGACACCGATAGCCGATCCAAAGCGATCGCGGTTTAGACATTTCGTCGACCGACTACAGATCACCCACTCGTTCATGCCATGAAGTCGCTATCCTCCGGATTCTCGGCAAAGCTGGCTCGCACGGGGTGGAGGTCGACGTAAATCACGCACTCGGCAATCACTTCTCGATCGGGCAGCACCTGAGCCTAGAGTCTGCCCTCCCAGAACCGGTGGCTACGCTACCGCAGCCCATGTTTTGTTCTTCACTCGCCGTTCAGCGACGGACTTTGCTGCTCAGGAGTTGGTATTGCGGATGATCACGTCCGACCTGCACCGCATGCACCACGACGCGCTCGACAAACTCGTCTTTGACGGACGGCGGTGGCCGCGAATACGCTTTGACATCTCGGTACACTCTTCCTCGAGACGTGTAGGCGACCAATCATAACACCTTTGCAGAATTGAGAGGGCGAGGTGCATTCCTTCGCAGGGTTTCCCGCGAAGCTCAATTCGACTTGCGTTTCGCTCAAGACCCAAACCCGACTCGGTGAATTCAGGATCGGACGATGAACGACAACGTCGCTACTGTTCAAGATGAAGATCGCGAACGACGAATTCGAGCCCGTATCGCGGAAATTCGGTTAGCTCTCAATGCCTCTCAGGCGCGAGAGGCTGCCGCTGAATTCGCCGAATGCGATGAGGCGCTGCAACGGATGCGGCAGAAGCTTGACACGATTGAGGAGAAACTTGAGGTCGTCCCGCCAATCGACGTTGCCGTTCTCGGGCCCAGCCGCCATGGAAAAAGTACGTTGCTCAACTCACTGATCAGCGCAGAACTGCTGCCAACTTCCGACACTCGGCCGTGTACTGCCTCGATCGTGAAATTGACATGGGCACCGGAGTGGGCCGTCCATGTCACGTTTGTCGGGAAAGATCAGCTGATGGCAGATTGGAAGTCTGCCGTCCGGGAGGCAACCGACGCCCTCGGACATGAGGAGGATGGTGACGCAGGAACGGCGGACGAAGGCGCTGGCTACGTCAGGAGCGTTCTACAGCGCTTCATTCAGTTGTTTGGGATCTCACCGGACCTGCCGCCCCGCGAACTCATCGGCGCTGTACGAAGCGGAACCATCCCGAGCGAGCGCACGCGACTCCTTGGCCGACGGGAAAAGGCGAAGGCCAACGATGTCGACGGGATGAAGCGTGTTATTGAAAAGTATCTCTCGACGAGCGATGTCAATTGGACGATTGTCGAGGAGTGCGTCATTGCCGGACCCTTTGAGAATTGGCATCCCAGCCTGAGTCTCATCGACCTGCCCGGCACGAATGACACTGACCCGCAACGCACAGCGATCACAAACAGCATGCGCGAGAATGCGACGGCAGTCGCAATTGTGACCAGTGACAGCAATATCGGCCCGGACATTGAATCGTGGCTCAGAAGCTCCTCTGTTCTGGCGAACTTTCTCGAGGCAACGCGGCAACGGCGGCAGCGCCTCTTCATCATCCGCACCAAGCTGGACAGCTACCACCCAAAAGTCCCGCTGGCGGAAACCGATGAGGAAGAGCAGCGGCTGCACTTCGAAGCGATCGAAGCGTACAAGCGGGAGCAAACCACGACCTATCATGCCATGCTGCGTGACATCGCAGGCCCAAAATTGCCTGCCGAGAGCGACGAAAAGTCGCGACAGCAAAGAGCTGACTTGTTGAGCCGCATGGATGAAATTCAGGTCTTCTTCGTGTCCGCACTGGCTCACGAAGTGTTCTGTGATCGATATCAGACGAGCCGGAAATCAGAGCGCCAGATGTCCGACTATTTCGACGGCGACGTGCATGCAACCGGCGTTCCCCGGCTCCGTGAGTTTCTTCGCAGTGTCGCCGCTGAGTATCTGTCAGAGAACTTCTTTGAGGACATCGAACAGAACCTCGAAAGCGAGGTTCGCCTGATGGCGGAGACGTTTCAGAAAGCGATTGCCACCACGAAAGCAGAAATAGCCGGCGGTCAGCAGGATCTGCTTGAGATCGCCAACACAGTGCGAACCCAACTGATCCCATGGATCAGTCAGGAGATTGTCGACCGAACACAGACGTTTGAGAAGCTGTCTCTTACGGGGGCGAGCGGCATCGTGCATCGTCTTCAGCAGGCTGAGGCGATGTCAGACAGACGTTTAGCCGACAAGATCCGGATTTGGTCGGGCCTGCACTGGGCCAGTCTTCGGGCGACGGCTCGAAAAGGCGGAGTGCATGTAACCTCTCGCGGTCAGTGCATCGATATCGGTGAGGATATCTGCTCCGTTCTGGTTGATGATGTGCTCCTCGCGTGGACGCATTTTCGTGACCACTTGATCTCAGAGCAGATCTCATTGCTGACGAGCGATCTTGCTCTTGAGCTGACGACGCGGCTTCAGGAACTTCGTGCAAATTCCAACATTTCGGAGGTGCGCGAGGCTGTCGAGATACTCGGCAAACAAATCGTTGGCATCACGCATCAACAGCGGTTGGCACTGCTGGCCGGTGTGAACGACAAGATTCGACAAGTTGAGTCCATTCGCAAACCTGCTTACAGAATCGCCCAGGAAGAAATGAAGGAAGTGCTCGCGGCGGTCAGCCAGCAGTATGGCACCGGATGTTCCAATC includes:
- a CDS encoding dynamin family protein; protein product: MNDNVATVQDEDRERRIRARIAEIRLALNASQAREAAAEFAECDEALQRMRQKLDTIEEKLEVVPPIDVAVLGPSRHGKSTLLNSLISAELLPTSDTRPCTASIVKLTWAPEWAVHVTFVGKDQLMADWKSAVREATDALGHEEDGDAGTADEGAGYVRSVLQRFIQLFGISPDLPPRELIGAVRSGTIPSERTRLLGRREKAKANDVDGMKRVIEKYLSTSDVNWTIVEECVIAGPFENWHPSLSLIDLPGTNDTDPQRTAITNSMRENATAVAIVTSDSNIGPDIESWLRSSSVLANFLEATRQRRQRLFIIRTKLDSYHPKVPLAETDEEEQRLHFEAIEAYKREQTTTYHAMLRDIAGPKLPAESDEKSRQQRADLLSRMDEIQVFFVSALAHEVFCDRYQTSRKSERQMSDYFDGDVHATGVPRLREFLRSVAAEYLSENFFEDIEQNLESEVRLMAETFQKAIATTKAEIAGGQQDLLEIANTVRTQLIPWISQEIVDRTQTFEKLSLTGASGIVHRLQQAEAMSDRRLADKIRIWSGLHWASLRATARKGGVHVTSRGQCIDIGEDICSVLVDDVLLAWTHFRDHLISEQISLLTSDLALELTTRLQELRANSNISEVREAVEILGKQIVGITHQQRLALLAGVNDKIRQVESIRKPAYRIAQEEMKEVLAAVSQQYGTGCSNRMQSIVEDQTPVAIDRIRERVNALVKNVVEELAQSCRVAMEEFGNEAAQSIESAMSHVASSLIERDRETLKKHVLLISTAAKTLPAPQTST